The following proteins come from a genomic window of Finegoldia magna ATCC 29328:
- a CDS encoding cell wall-binding repeat-containing protein, with the protein MNKTAKALLALGMVFSIATTATYTTTFAETNVKNDVSTTATQTQEESQIRFPILTIGKDQSERNFTWYSKSKEQGYLEIVEANDQKDFSNATKIKAVTSDKNTTFDINDKSNAKVKIEKDKKDQALKDLYELKDMSNSQVNIKSLKPNTKYMYRVYNGNGKKSQVFEFTTQPKGDFTFVLAGDPQIGAGKFYADRDKWEKALGTIKKQVPQMSFLYSLGDQINEYTSKSELEYSGYIERENAKGITFATLIGNHDSQANSYSQHFALPNLQAEGKTEAGSNYYFVYNNTLFIQLNSNNMNTAEHKATIEKAIEMTKNQKIKWKVVGFHHAIYSAATHANDDDIIKRRAEYPALMKQYGIDLIVAGHDHVYTRSRMMDGGIAIESERNFTDKSKEEGKVPSKYVNPKGQLYLTANSASGSKHYDLVEFKDYMAVRDQHYKPNFTEVKVTDKSIVATTYETDSLKVVDQVEIEKSTANTTNENVQRISGQNRVQTAIEVSKKMFKEGTNKVVLANQDNYSDVLTAAPFAKANNASLLYVSSNSISKEVMSEIARLKAKEITIIGGEKSVDEGLKKELEKRNFKVDRLSGIDRYKTSAQISAKLIDDKTTTLEIASGENYADALSLNNAAEKDKAPILLVRVNAIDKSVEDVIKSSKASLINIAGGEKSVSESTKANIKKISNATVNRIGGADRYETSILLAKYSGAKEVVVVASGENFADALVAAPFSAKQKGAILLTNKDKLGQKTEQFIKDTKFNKSYVIGGEKSVSEDVITQLTNIIK; encoded by the coding sequence ATGAACAAAACGGCAAAAGCGTTATTAGCACTGGGTATGGTATTTTCTATAGCTACAACAGCTACATACACAACTACATTTGCTGAAACTAATGTAAAAAATGATGTTAGCACAACAGCAACACAAACTCAAGAAGAATCTCAAATAAGATTTCCAATCTTGACTATAGGTAAAGACCAAAGCGAAAGAAACTTCACTTGGTACAGCAAGAGTAAAGAACAAGGTTATTTGGAAATCGTAGAAGCAAATGATCAAAAAGATTTTTCAAATGCAACGAAAATCAAAGCTGTAACTTCTGACAAGAACACAACATTTGATATCAATGACAAATCAAACGCAAAAGTAAAAATCGAAAAAGATAAGAAAGATCAAGCTTTAAAAGATTTGTATGAACTTAAAGATATGTCAAACTCTCAAGTAAATATCAAAAGCTTGAAACCAAACACTAAATACATGTACAGAGTTTACAATGGTAATGGCAAAAAATCTCAAGTTTTCGAATTTACAACTCAACCAAAAGGAGACTTTACATTTGTATTAGCAGGGGACCCTCAAATTGGTGCTGGTAAATTCTACGCAGACAGAGACAAATGGGAAAAAGCATTGGGAACTATCAAAAAACAAGTTCCACAAATGAGTTTCTTGTACAGTTTGGGAGACCAAATCAACGAATATACATCTAAATCAGAATTAGAATACAGTGGATATATAGAAAGAGAAAACGCAAAAGGAATTACATTTGCAACTTTAATTGGTAACCACGATTCGCAAGCAAATTCATATTCACAACACTTTGCACTTCCTAACCTTCAAGCTGAAGGGAAAACAGAAGCAGGTTCCAACTATTATTTCGTGTACAATAATACGTTATTCATTCAGTTAAACTCTAACAACATGAATACTGCTGAACACAAAGCTACAATTGAAAAAGCAATTGAAATGACAAAAAATCAAAAAATCAAATGGAAAGTAGTTGGCTTCCACCACGCTATTTATTCTGCAGCAACTCATGCGAATGACGATGACATTATCAAAAGAAGAGCAGAATATCCAGCATTGATGAAACAATACGGTATTGATTTAATAGTAGCAGGTCACGACCACGTATACACTAGAAGTCGTATGATGGATGGTGGAATAGCAATTGAAAGCGAAAGAAACTTTACTGACAAATCAAAAGAAGAAGGTAAAGTTCCATCAAAATATGTAAACCCAAAAGGACAATTATATTTAACTGCAAACTCTGCATCAGGTTCAAAACACTATGATTTAGTAGAATTCAAAGACTACATGGCAGTTAGAGACCAACATTACAAGCCAAACTTCACAGAAGTTAAAGTGACTGACAAGTCAATAGTTGCTACAACTTATGAAACAGATTCATTAAAAGTTGTTGATCAAGTTGAAATCGAAAAATCAACTGCAAACACTACAAATGAAAATGTTCAAAGAATTTCTGGACAAAACAGAGTACAAACAGCTATCGAAGTTTCTAAGAAAATGTTCAAAGAAGGAACTAACAAAGTCGTATTAGCTAACCAAGATAATTATTCTGACGTTTTGACAGCTGCTCCATTTGCAAAAGCAAACAACGCATCCTTGTTGTATGTATCTTCTAATTCAATTAGTAAAGAAGTAATGAGTGAAATTGCTAGATTAAAAGCTAAAGAAATCACTATTATCGGTGGAGAAAAATCTGTCGATGAAGGATTGAAAAAAGAATTAGAAAAGAGAAACTTCAAAGTTGACAGACTTTCAGGAATTGACAGATACAAAACAAGTGCACAAATCTCAGCTAAACTTATCGACGATAAGACAACAACACTGGAAATCGCGAGTGGTGAAAATTATGCCGATGCATTATCACTTAACAACGCAGCTGAAAAAGACAAAGCTCCAATACTTTTAGTAAGAGTTAACGCTATCGACAAATCGGTTGAAGATGTTATCAAATCATCAAAAGCATCATTAATAAACATAGCTGGTGGTGAAAAATCAGTATCTGAAAGCACAAAAGCTAACATCAAAAAAATCTCCAATGCTACAGTTAACAGAATTGGCGGAGCTGACAGATACGAAACAAGTATTCTTCTTGCAAAATATTCTGGAGCAAAAGAAGTTGTCGTAGTAGCAAGTGGCGAAAACTTTGCGGACGCATTAGTTGCAGCACCATTCTCAGCAAAACAAAAAGGTGCAATCCTTCTTACTAACAAAGACAAATTAGGACAAAAAACAGAACAATTCATCAAAGATACTAAATTCAACAAATCTTATGTAATTGGTGGAGAAAAATCAGTATCTGAAGATGTAATTACTCAATTAACAAATATCATAAAGTAA